The genome window TTTGAGAAAGATGAAGTTATTGCTATTTATGGCGATTCTGCAAATATAAAAAACGGATTAAAAGAAATTGGATCTTTTTTTAGGGATTAAATATTTCTTTTATTTATTTATTTAATTAAATTTTAATTTAAATTTTAGATTTATTACCAATGTTTTTTTTAATTATTATAACATTAAAAATTTCTTAGACAGATATGGTGGGATTAATATGAATATTTTAGCAATTAGTGATTTACATGGTTCTACGCATAAAGCTTTAAATAATTATTTAAAGGATAATAAAATAGATTTGATTGTTATAGCTGGAGATATAACTCATTTTGGCCCTGCAGAGCTTGCAGAAGACATATTAAATGAAATTTCTTCATATGATATACCGGTAGTTGCTATTCCTGGAAATTGTGACCCTCTAGGAGTTTCTAGTCAATTGGATAATTCTAAGGCCATAAATATTCATGGGAAAAGCACGGCTATAAAAAATGTTGGCATCTGTGGATTCGGGGGATCTAATCTTACTCCCTTTGATACTCCATTGGAGTTTGGTGAAATTGAAATTTTTGAGGAATTGGATAAAATAATGGTGGAAATGAAGGACCAAGATATTAAAATTCTGGTTACACATGCCCCTCCTTTAAATACAAATGCGGATAAACTACCTAATGGTGATCACGTAGGCAGTGAAAGTATCCGGAAAATTATAGAGGATTATAATCCAGATATTAATATTTGTGGACATATTCATGAAGCACAATCCATTGATCAAATTGGTGAAACAATCATATTAAATCCCGGTCAAATTATGGATGGTGGAGCTTGTCTGGTTCAAATAGATGACGAAACTAACAAAATCGACTCCAAAATAATCAAATTATGAATTATGCGCTTATTATCTATTTAATTAAAATTATTTTTGAATTGTTAGAGATAAATTGAAAAGTATATTAAACGGTAATTACTATTTAAATAATAGTATATACTTTTTTTAAGGTGAGATAACAATGATTATGGTTCAAGGAGAAGTGAGCGGTAAAAAATATACAGAGCCTTTTTCTAAGGGAGTTTTGGCCAGATCCCTTACTCGGGCTGAAATGGATCCTAATAAAGCATACACTATTTCATCTCAAATAGAAGCTCACCTAAAAAAAGATAATATTGAAATAATCAGTATTGATGATCTGGTTAAAATTGTCTGCGAACGATTAAAAACTGAAAATACTGAAATAGCTGAAAAATACGTGGCCTGGAGAAAAATTCGCAAATGCAAAGAACCCTTAATTATTCTAATTGGGGGGGCATCTGGGGTCGGAACTTCATCAATTGCCTTTGAAGTGGCCAACAGATTAGGAATTAGAAACATGATAAGTACCGACATGATTCGGGAAGTAATGCGTAAAATTGTTTCTAAAGAATTGTTACCATCTATTTATGAATCAAGTTACACTGCTTACAGGTCTTTAAGAATACCTCCCCCACCTGAGCTGGATGAGGTTTTAATTGGGTTCAGGGACCATGTTGACACAGTAAGCATTGGTGTAGAAGCAGTAATTGAAAGATCTTTAAAAGAAGGAATTAGTATTGTTATTGAGGGAGTTCACATTGTCCCGGGATTTATTAGAGAAGATCTGGTCAATAAAGAGAACGTGGCTATGTTTGTCCTTACAGTTTCTGATGAAAATGTACATAAAGGACGCTTCTATTCTAGATGCAGGCAGATGTGGGCCAGAAGGCCTCTTAAGAGATATATGAGTTATTTCTGGGCTATTCGAAGAACACATAAGTACTTTGAAAGTCAGGCCAAGAAAAATAATGTTCCGGTTATTGAAAATATTGATGTGGTAACTACCATTGATTCAATAATTAAGTCTATTACAAAAAGCAATGGGGGCGAAAAAGGTGTTGGAAAATCTGAAAGTAAAAGAAATAATGACTGAGAATGTAATCACGGTAACTCCTGGTGAAGAAGTTGTTTTTGCATTTGAAAAATTAATGAAACATAAGATAAGTGCTTTACCAGTAATTGATGATGAAAAATTGGTTGGTATTGTAACTGCTTCTGATCTTGGCCACAATTTGATTCTAGACAACTATGAGTTAGGTACAATCGTAGAGAAAGTCATGGTTAAGGATGTGACCTGTGTTGAACCAGAAGACACTTTGGATCATGCGATTGATAAAATGAATAAGCATGGATCTGAAGGAGGCATTATAAATCAGTTGGTTGTTATCAATAAAGGTAAAATAAAAGGCATAGTCTCTGATGGGGATATAATCAAAGCTTTAAAATAAAGTTTAATTATCCTTAATTTTATTCTTTATTGAATTAATTTTCATTAGATATTATTTCAAAATAAATTTCATAGTTTATTTTAAATTCTTTAAAAAAATTTATTTAATAAAAAATTTTCAATTAAATAAATAAGTTCCTGCAATGCTTGGTTGTATCTAAAATTTTTAAACTATTATTTTTAGTGCATATTATCCCCTACTATCATTTTATATTAGCTAATCATGTCATTAAAATATTAAAAATAAATTTAAAATATCCCAAAATAATATCTCAAAAATAGTAACCTTAAAATACTATCATGATTAATATAAATGCGGGCTAGACTGGAGGGTTAGAGGTCCTCTGTAAGCACATATCCTCTTATGGTGCAGTCGAAGTTCAGAAGGCGGCAAATTAACCGATTTTCAGCCCTAAAATTCAATGCCGAAACCTCGTCCCGCAGGATTAGTGGTGATAGGGCTCTGGCTGGAGGGCTAGAGTAAACTATCTCAATTATGGGAACGGGTCAGGCCTGGAAAGGAGCAGCTCTACCATGAACAGCTGATGCTTGTGGAGCAACGGGGTGGAGTTGGATTTTTGGATCACTGACAATTGGAAGGTTTGTCCACTTCTGAACATGCCTATTTTTCAAATTAATTGGATATGATAAAATAAAAAATATTTATAATTAATATTTTA of Methanobacteriales archaeon HGW-Methanobacteriales-1 contains these proteins:
- a CDS encoding 2-phosphoglycerate kinase (catalyzes the formation of 2-phospho-D-glyceroyl phosphate from ATP and 2-phospho-D-glycerate), which codes for MIMVQGEVSGKKYTEPFSKGVLARSLTRAEMDPNKAYTISSQIEAHLKKDNIEIISIDDLVKIVCERLKTENTEIAEKYVAWRKIRKCKEPLIILIGGASGVGTSSIAFEVANRLGIRNMISTDMIREVMRKIVSKELLPSIYESSYTAYRSLRIPPPPELDEVLIGFRDHVDTVSIGVEAVIERSLKEGISIVIEGVHIVPGFIREDLVNKENVAMFVLTVSDENVHKGRFYSRCRQMWARRPLKRYMSYFWAIRRTHKYFESQAKKNNVPVIENIDVVTTIDSIIKSITKSNGGEKGVGKSESKRNND
- a CDS encoding CBS domain-containing protein, whose amino-acid sequence is MLENLKVKEIMTENVITVTPGEEVVFAFEKLMKHKISALPVIDDEKLVGIVTASDLGHNLILDNYELGTIVEKVMVKDVTCVEPEDTLDHAIDKMNKHGSEGGIINQLVVINKGKIKGIVSDGDIIKALK
- a CDS encoding metallophosphoesterase, translated to MNILAISDLHGSTHKALNNYLKDNKIDLIVIAGDITHFGPAELAEDILNEISSYDIPVVAIPGNCDPLGVSSQLDNSKAINIHGKSTAIKNVGICGFGGSNLTPFDTPLEFGEIEIFEELDKIMVEMKDQDIKILVTHAPPLNTNADKLPNGDHVGSESIRKIIEDYNPDINICGHIHEAQSIDQIGETIILNPGQIMDGGACLVQIDDETNKIDSKIIKL